GCTCGTGCAGCAGTAGTGGAAAAAGCAAAAGATTACATTGCTCGTTACAACGGAACAGTTACAGAAGTTGAAGAATGGGGCAAGAAAAGATTAGCTTACGAAATCCAGAAAATGCGCGAAGGTTATTACTACTTCATCCAGTTCGAGTCTGATGCTGCATGCCCAGCAGAAGTTGAAGGACGTATTCGCATTATGGACAATGTATTAAGATATTTAGTTGTTAAAAAAGAAGCTTAATTCTTTCGACAGCACAAACAAACATTAAAATTCAGATTTATCAAGTGCACCGAAAGCCGTTTTACGGGCTTTGGGCTTCGAGAGAACAGGCAGTTATTTATTAAGTATAATGAGGTGATTAGATGAATAAAGTAATTTTAATGGGACGTTTAACAAGAGATCCTGAGGTGAGATATTCCGCAGGAGAGAATTCAATGGCGATTGCCAGATATACATTAGCTGTGGATCGACGTTTCAAAAGAGACGGAGAGGCAACTGCTGATTTTATCAGCTGTGTTGCTTTCGGCAGAGCAGCAGAATTTGCAGAGAGATACTTCCGTCAGGGTATCCGCATTGTAGTAAGCGGCAGAATTCAGACAGGAAGCTATACAAACAGAGATGGCAACAAAGTCTATACAACTGATGTTGTAGTAGAAGAACAGGAATTTGCAGAAAGCAAAGCTGTAAGTGACAGTCATGTAGGACAGGTAGCTTCCATGGGAGCGCCTGCACCGACACCAACTCCGAGTATGGCATCCGCAGATGGAT
The DNA window shown above is from Blautia hansenii DSM 20583 and carries:
- the rpsF gene encoding 30S ribosomal protein S6; this encodes MNKYELALVVNAKIDDEARAAVVEKAKDYIARYNGTVTEVEEWGKKRLAYEIQKMREGYYYFIQFESDAACPAEVEGRIRIMDNVLRYLVVKKEA
- a CDS encoding single-stranded DNA-binding protein — its product is MNKVILMGRLTRDPEVRYSAGENSMAIARYTLAVDRRFKRDGEATADFISCVAFGRAAEFAERYFRQGIRIVVSGRIQTGSYTNRDGNKVYTTDVVVEEQEFAESKAVSDSHVGQVASMGAPAPTPTPSMASADGFMNIPDGIDEELPFS